The Oncorhynchus nerka isolate Pitt River linkage group LG12, Oner_Uvic_2.0, whole genome shotgun sequence genome includes a region encoding these proteins:
- the LOC115139091 gene encoding matrilin-3-like, with protein sequence MPPESKCLYSWFSILNCFLRSSLPKRTNCHRMTLLIGGLVCCMSLLAMEVQGTYRLHGGYHPRQHHADSPIMPPQTFQRSIQQQQPFQSAPQGQQQIGNVQQPAQLSKNQKTIDLGGTHCKSRPLDLVFIIDSSRSVRPTEFEKVKIFLADMVDTLDVGSDATRVAVVNYASTVKIEFLLKTHFDKASLKAALARIKSLAAGTMTGLAIKTAMEETFTEESGSRLANKNIAKVAIIVTDGRPQDTVEEVAAAARVAGIEIYAVGVDRADMKSLRLMASLPLDEHVFYVETYGVIEKLTSKFRETLCEDANEMSGNKLSENACMCEAQIAFQMKMQFTIQELTSKHILLPHHCFIMGADPHFPFVQQAAMPV encoded by the exons ATGCCCCCAGAGAGCAAATGTTTGTATTCATGGTTTAGTATTCTGAATTGCTTCTTGAGAAGTAGCTTACCTAAGAGAACCAACTGCCACAGGATGACACTGTTAATCGGAGGACTCGTCTGTTGCATGTCGTTGCTCGCTATGGAGGTCCAAGGAACATACCGACTTCATGGAGGATACCATCCTCGGCAGCATCACGCAGACAGCCCTATCATGCCACCGCAAACATTTCAGCGGAGTATTCAACAGCAACAACCGTTTCAGAGTGCTCCACAAGGACAGCAACAAATTGGAAATGTTCAGCAACCAGCTCAGTTGTCTAAGAATCAAAAAACGATTGATTTGGGAG GAACCCACTGCAAAAGCCGGCCCCTCGACCTGGTGTTCATTATCGACAGTTCACGTAGTGTGCGCCCCACAGAATTTGAGAAGGTCAAAATCTTCCTGGCTGACATGGTCGACACCCTCGACGTTGGCTCGGATGCCACGCGGGTGGCCGTCGTGAACTACGCTAGCACGGTGAAGATCGAGTTCCTTCTCAAGACGCACTTCGACAAGGCAAGCCTGAAGGCAGCGCTGGCCCGCATCAAATCTCTAGCTGCTGGTACAATGACTGGCCTGGCTATCAAGACGGCCATGGAGGAGACCTTCACTGAGGAGTCAGGCTCCCGGCTAGCTAACAAGAACATTGCCAAGGTGGCCATCATCGTAACCGATGGACGTCCCCAGGACACGGTGGAGGAGGTGGCCGCGGCAGCGAGGGTGGCAGGCATCGAGATCTACGCAGTGGGGGTGGACAGGGCGGACATGAAGTCCCTGCGTCTCATGGCCAGTCTGCCCCTGGATGAACACGTGTTCTACGTGGAGACCTACGGCGTCATTGAGAAGCTCACGTCCAAGTTCAGGGAAACCCTGTGTG AGGATGCGAACGAGATGAGTGGGAATAAGCTGAGTGAAAACGCATGCATGTGTGAGGCTCAGATTGCCTTCCAGATGAAGATGCAGTTCACCATACAGGAGCTGACCAGCAAACATATCCTTTTACCTCACCATTGTTTTATAATGGGTG ccgacccccacttcccttttgtacaacaagccgccatgccagtTTAG